TCTGGCGCGGTGGGCGGGTGCCCCGCCGGCCGTGAACCTGGAAGGGCACGGGCGTGAGGAACTGTTCGACGACGTCGAACTGTCCCGTACCGTCGGCTGGTTCACCACCATCTACCCGGTACCGCTCGACGTCCCGGACGGCGACTGGGGTACGGCCCTCAAGGGCATGAAACGGCTCCTGCGCAAGGTGCCCGGGCGCGGCCTCGGGTACGGCGCCCTGCGCCACCTGTCGCCCGTCGGCGCTGAGGCCCTGGCCGGTCAGGCCCAGCCCGAGGTCAGTTTCAACTACCTCGGCCAGTGGGTCGGCTCGGCTCGGAGCGACGGGCTGATCCGGGAACGGCTGGACGGCCTGGGCCGGGACCAGGCTCCGGGGCAGCGGCGCTCCCACCTGATCGACATCGTGGCGGCGGTGAGCGAGGGCCGGTTGCAGGTCGACTGGCTCCACTCCACCGCACATCACTCCACCGACACCATCGAGCGGCTGGCGCGGGAGTTCGTGACCGCGCTGCGGGAGATCGTCGAGCACGCACGCTCCGGTCGCTGACCCCTCGTACGAAAGGAAACCCATCCCCATGTCCGACTATGTCCTCAGCGAGGACGAGAAGCACGCGACCGGGCGGATCGCCGACGCTTTCCTGGCTCGGCACCAGGTGTGGGAGCCGTTCCAGCACACGGAGCGGATCCAGGCCGAGGCCGAGAAACTCCCCTTGGGGCTGCGGCAGTTCCTGGTCGCCTCCCGGGCGGCCGAGGCCGCGGTCATCAGTGTGTCCAACCTGCCCGTGGACGAGAACCTCGTGGCCACGCCGGCGAGTTGGCACATCGCCGAGAAGGAAGGCGCGGCGATCCGTGAGGAACTCGTTCTGTTACTGGTCGCCTCTCTCCTGGGCGACCCGTTCGCCTGGTCCAACCAGCAGAACGGCCGCCTCGTCCACGATGTCTGCCCCTCCAGGGGGCAGGAGACCTCGCTGACCAGCGCCAGTAGTCAGGCCCAGCTGACCCTGCACACGGAGGACGTCTTCCACGCCTGCCGAGGCGACTACGTGGCGCTGATGTGTCTGCGCAACCCGGACGGTGTCGGCACGACCGTGGCCCGTGTGGACGCCGTCGACCTCGACGACTCGGTGCGGGACGTGCTGCACCAGGACCGGTTCCGCTTCTTCCCGGACGACTCGCACGAGTACGGCACCATCGAGGGCGTTGCCGGCGGCCTGGATGAGCGCCCGCACGAGCGGGGTGCCGTGCTGTTCGGGCCCGCCGAGTTCCCCTACCTGCGCATGGACGCCGACTTCACCAGCCCGCTGCCCGGCGACACCGACGCCGAGCGGGCCATGGCCGAGTGCGCGGAGCGGCTCAACGCGAGCGCCGAACGCGTGGTGCTTCGTCCCGGCATGGTCGCCTTCCTCGACAACTACCGGGTGGTGCACGGCCGGGACGTGTTCACCCCCCGCTACGACGGCACGGACCGCTGGCTCAAGCGCACCAGCGTCGTCCGTGACCTGCGCCGCACCTATGTGCACAGCCGGAAGCGGTCGCGGGTCCTTGCCTGAACCACCCCTTCCCACCCCGTCGTACAGGCAAGGAGCATCCGTGGCTTCTCCACCGGCCGGCAGGGCCGGGTTCACCCTGCTGTGGACGAGTCAGACATTCGGTGAGTTCGCCTACAGCATCGCGGTGATCGTATTGCCGCTGCTCGCCCTGACGATTACCGGATCGGCCTCCCAGGCCGGCCTGATCGGCTTCGTGGACGCCGCGGCCCTGGTGCTGGCAGGGCTTCCGGCGGGTGCCATCGCGGACCGGTTCGACCGCAGGACCGTCCTGTTGTGGTGCGAGGCCGCACAGGTGGCCGCGTTCGGCAGCCTGGCGTTGACCCTGTGGGCGGGTGTCGCCACCCTTTCGGCGCTGGTGCTGCTGGCCCTGGTCAACGGCGTGGCGACGGCGGTGGCGATGGCCTCGGGCGAGGCACTGATCCCCTCCCTGGTGCCGGCGGAACGGCTGTCCGACGCCGTCGCGTTGAACTCGGCGCGTACCTTCGCCGGACAGCTCGCCGGCACCTCCGCGGGCGGCTTCCTGCTGGCCTTGAAGAACGCGTTCCCGTTGCTGGTCGGCTGTGCCGCGCACGGGGTCGGGCTGGCGCTCCTGCTGTTCCTCGGCAGGAGAACGGGGAGGGACACCGGGCCGAAGCCCGAGCGCGGCCACGCCGTCGACGAACTGCTCGACGGCGTCCGGTTCATCGCCCGCCACCCCTTCCTGCGCGTGGGCCTGTTCCACGCCACCGTGACCAACCTGTTCTTCGGCACCGTCTACTTCGTGGTGATCGCCTCGGCGAAGGCCTCCGGCATGAACTCCGGGCTGATCGGGGCGATGGCGGGGCTCCTCGGAGTCGGCGGTCTGCTGGGGGCGCTCGCCGCGCCCGTACTCCAGCGGTTGCTCACCGGGGCGCGTCCCGTCTTCGTCGTGCAGTGGCTGTTCGCCACGCTCACGGTTGCGATGGCCGTGCTGCCCGGCGGCTACACCCCGGGCGTCCTGCTCGGCGTCATCGCCTTCGCCGCGCCGACGGCAAGCGCCTACTTCACCACCCAGCAGCTGACCCTCACCCCCGACACGCACCGGGGGCGGGTGGCGGGTGTCGCGAACATCCTCAGCGGGGGCGGCGGCGCGATCGCCCCGCTGATCGGCGGGGTGTCGTACGACCTCGCCGGACGGTTCGTCACCCTGCTGGCCTGCGCCGGCCTCATGGCCGTGGTCGCCCTGTCCGCGCTGGCGAGCCGGGTCCTGCGGCAGGGACCAGGCTCCCGCGGCACCCCGGCGGGTGCACCCCCTGCCCACGAACCCTCACGAAGGACGGCTCCCGATGGACCTGGCAAATCCGGATCTGTACACCACTGAAGAGCGCTTCCAGATGTGGGAGGAATACGCCTCCTCGGAAGCGAAGGTGTGGAGCGAACCGGGCATCTCTCCGAACGGCTTCTGGTCGGTGTTCTCCCACGAGGACTGCGCATCTCTGCTCTCTCCGAAGGCGCCGTTCACCTCCGAGTACGGCATGATGATCGGCTTCGACACGGAGCACGCCGACCAGTCCGGCGGCCGCATGATGGTGGTCAGCGAAGGCGACTGGCACACGACCCTCAAACGGCTCGTCGGTCCGTTCCTGTCCCGACTGCGTGCTCCCGAACTCCAGACCGTCCTCGGCACCGAGACGCGGGACGTCATCGCCCGCATGCGAGCCCAGCCGGTCACCGACGTGGCCGCGGAGGTCGGGCCGCGCATCCCCGCAGCCATCGTGTGTGAGGTCATCGGGGTGCCCCTCGCGGATCGTGAGCGGCTGATCGAGCTCACGAACCACGCCTTCGGCGGTCACGACACCGGCTTCGACAAGATGACACCCGCCGAGGCGCACTCGGAGATCCTCTTCTACTTCTACGAGCTGATCGCCGAACGGGAGAAGAACCCGGGCACCGACCTGGTCAGCGCCCTGCTCGCGGACGGCAGGCTGAGCACCGAGGACGTCCTCATCAACTGCGACAACGTGCTGATCGGCGGCAACGAGACCACCCGGCACGCCATCACCGGTGTCTTCCACATCTGCCAGCGGTTCCCGGGCGTTCTCAGCGGGCTCCGGGACGACCCCGGCCTGCTCGACCAGGCGGTCGAGGAGGTCGTCCGCTGGACATCCCCGGCCATGCACGTGCTGCGCGTAGCCATAGAGGACTGCGAGATCGGCGGCCGGGACTTCGCCAAAGGGGATCCTGTGGTCGCCTGGCTGCCGGCGGCCAACCGCGACGCCCGCAGCTTCACCCAACCGCACCGCTACCAGTACGACCGCCGTCCCAACCGACACCTCGGCTTCGGTAACGGCCCCCATCACTGCCTCGGAGCCGCACTCGCCCGCATCGAACTGCGGGAACTCCTGCGGCAGCTCTCCCAGGAGGCACACACGGTAACCCTGGCGAGCGACCCACGCTGGATGCGGTCCAACCTGGTCCAGGGCTACAGCGGCCTTTCTGTTTCGATCGATTGGCGATGACGACCATGCCTCAGAACTTCCCCCGGCAGTCTCCCTGGCTGGCCCGTCCCCGCCCCAACCCTTCCGCCTCCCGACGCGTCGTCTGTTTCCCACACGCGGGCGGAGGCGCCAGCTTCTACCGCCCTTGGGCCCAACACCTCGATGCCACCCACGAGTTGCTGGCCGTTCAGTACCCGGGGCGCGAGAACCGGTACGCCGAACCGCTGATCCCCACCGTCGGGGAGGTCGCCAGAGCAGCCGCATGCGCTCTTCTCGCCGAACCCGCCCGCGAAACCATTCTGTTCGGCCACAGCATGGGAGCCGCCATCGCCTACGAGACCCTGCGGCTCCTGGAAGCCGACGGCGCCACCCACTTCACCCGGCTGTGCGTGTCGGGCCGTCGTATCACCGACTTTCCCGAAGAAGTCGATGCGGCTCATCGCACCGACGACGAACTCCTCACTGCCATGACCGAACTCGGCGGCACCCAAGTCGAGGTGCTCCGCGAGCCGGATCTACGGGAGATGTTCCTGACCATCATCCGCAACGACTACCGCCTCATCGATACCTATCGCCCGCCGTGCGACGCCGAACCGATACGAGCCGATGTCGTCGCCCTGATCGGTGACGACGACCCCCAGGTCGACCGATGGCAAGTGAAGGAATGGGCATCCGTCACCGCCGGCACCTTTGTGTGGCACGAGTTCCCCGGAGGGCACTTCTATCTTGTGGATCATGCACAGCGAGTCGTCGAACTGATAACCCGGGACCACTGGGCCTGACGGCCCCTCACTTGCTTCGCCAGGTTCTTGGTGACAGAGGACCACAATGACGATTTTCACCCGAGGGTGATCTCTCCGCCGGGAAGCCGGCCGTTCCCATAGCCGTTGAGGAGGAGCAGAAGACGGGGCGGGTGGACAAGCGGGTCCGTGCGGGCATGCAGGGCCTCGTAGGACTACCATCCTGTCCCCCTGGCCCGTAGACGCGAGGCACTGACGTGGGCCACGAGTTCCTGGCTGCTGAAGCGGCCGGCGGGTTGTGCCCTGGGGCCGTTGACTGGTCTCTTGGGGCGAGCGGACTGTTGGCGGAGACCCGTGGAGCCGCCCTCGCGGGCTGTTCCGGGAGCGACATGTGCGCGAGCCGCCTGGTCTCGTCGGTGAGTTCCCGGGCAAGGACCGTCATGGTCAGGCCATCTGCGACGATCAGGCGGGCAGCCACGATCTGCAGTGTCACCGGGGGTGTAGGGGGCGACAATCGGTGCGGCCGCTCTCGATACCGACCCGGCGGTGATCACCGGCTGCAAGGCCCGGCGCCGGCCCCTGGCCCGTGGTGGGAGGTTGTCCAACAAGACACTGGCCGCGGTGCGGGCCCGGGTCGAGCACGGCTTCGCGCATCTGAAGAACTGGCGCGTCCGCGGCAAGGTCCACACGGATCAGAGGTGGGCTACGGTGCTGGTGCGGGCCCTGCTGGTGCTGACGAACCGGGAAGACGCCCGTTAGCGGATGATCTTGTCGGTGGACTACCACCCCGGATCTGCCCGACCCCTCGACGCCTACGCACACCAGGTCATCTGGCAGGCAGTTTTCATGATGCACAAGGCCCATTGAGGCGAGGAAGACCAGGGACTCAGCCAAGGGCCAGCATGTCGACGTTGGGCTTCCACGGCAGCAGTGGCGTAGCGATGGCCACCCGAGGGCTAAGAGGGCGTTTGATCTAGGTGGATTGCCCTTTATCTCCTAGTAGGTTCCTCGCCAGGTGGGTGTCGTCTCGTCCGTTATGCGCTTGGTGAGGTTGTCGATCGAGGCGATGTGGATCATGGCCTCGGGGCTGGCGGGCAGGGTCTCGTAGTCTCGGGCGAGGCGCCGGTGCATTATGATCCAACCAATACTTCGTTCGACAACCCGGCGCCTTTTGACAACGTGAAAGCCGCGAACTCCGGGGTTTCTGTTGACGACTTCGACGTCGATTCCCAGGCGGGCGCCGTGCTCGATAACGGCGTTCTTGAAGCTGGTGTCGCCCCAGCTCTTGGAGATGGTCGGGTAGGTCTTCTTGGCCCGGTCGAGGAGTTGGATTCTGACGGCGTTCTCGGACAGGCTCGCGGCGGTGACGGTCACGGCGAGGATGAGTCCGATCGTGTCGGTGATGATGCCCCGTTTCCGGCCGAAGATCTTCTTGGCTGCGTCGGTTCCCTGGCTGTTCAGGGGCACGTTGGTGGAGGTCTTCACGCTCTGGGTGCCGATCACGGAAGCGGTCGGTTCGGGCGTGCGTCCTTCCTTCGCGCGGGCCAGACCGGTCAGGTCGTAGTTGAGCTGGGTGAGGATTCCCTCGTCGCGCCATGCGGCGTAGTAGGCGTAGACGCTGCCGTGGTTGGGGAAGTCGTGCGGGAGGTATTTCCAGGGGATTCCGGTGCGGTTGATGTAGAGGAGTGCGTTGAATACGTCGCGCAGGTCGACCTTGGCCGGCTGCCCGGTGGGCCTGCGGTCGAGCCGGGCCTTTCTCCAGGCCGTCAATGTCGGCTCGATTAAGGCCCATCGGGCGTCGGACAGGTCGCTGGGGTACGGCTTCCGCTGGCTCACGTCGTAGCGTGATCATGCACGTGGCGGACGACTCCGTTCCGCTACTGCTGGGCGTTTCTGCCTGATCTTCAAACCAGGCGGACTTCACACACGGGAGCCGGAGCAATCGGGCGGTCAAGTTCGCAGATCGATGAGCGCAAGGGTGTACGCATGGGGCAAACATCTCAAACCCGACAGCCGTGAAAGTTACTTACCGTCATAGAGCATCTCTAAATGCCCACTTAGACGGTGTCCTACGTGGTGAGGCGGACGAGGCGTTTGTAGCAGCAGAGGGCCGCGGCCAGTCCGAGAAACGCCAGGTAGTTGCATGGATGACGCTCGTAGCGAGGGCTGAGTCTGTGGTAGCCGGACAGCCACGACATCGTGCGCTCGATCACCCACCTCCGGCGCCCTAATCGCTCGCTGGATTCGATGCCTTTGCGGGCGATGCGTACTCCGATGCGTTTCCATCGGAGCCATCTGCGCAGGTCGGCGCGGTCGTAGGCTTTGTCCGCGTGGAGGCGCTGGGGCTTGAAGTACCGGCCGCGGTGAGGGTCGTGTCTCGTTTGGTGACCCTCGATCATGGGCTTCAGCCCTTCGCTGTCGTGGGTGTTGCCGGCCGAGACGCCGACGAGGAGGGGCAGTCCGTTCGCGTCCGACAGGACGTGCATCTTGGAACCCGGCTTGCCCCGGTCCACGGGGCTCGGACCTGTGTGTTCGCCCCCTTTTTAGCCCTGACGTGGGCGGTGTCGAGGACGACGCGGGTGACGTCGATGAGCCCGGCGTCGTCGAGGCGGTGCAGCACGGCTTCGTGGAGGCGGCCCCAGACGCCGGCTCTCGACCAGATCAGGAACCGGCGGTGGGCGGTCGACTTCGATATCCCGAAGCAGGGTGGCAGAGCGCGCCAGGCGCAGCCGCTGACCAGCACGTAGACGATCGCGGCGAACAGCGTCTCATCAGGTGTGTCGTGTGTTCCCCCGCCCTGCGGACGCACCTTCGACGGTGGGATCAGCGGCTTCGCCATCTCCCACAGCCCGTCCGGAACAATCCAACTCCACGTACCCCGCCCCATGAACAGACCAACGTCCGCCTCACCACGTAGGACACCGCCTTAGAGGTCGTTTCATTCTGCTGTTTCATCCATGGATGCGGCTTTGGTGTACTGATGTCGGGTCTCGCCAGGAGATGGTGTTCTCTGCAGTGAGGCGGCGGGCCATCAGGTCGGTCATGGCGACGTGGATCATGGCTTCGGAGCGGTGCGGGTGGGTTTCGTAGTCACGGGCCAGGCGGCGGTGCAGCATTAGCCAGCCGTAGGTCCGCTCGACGGTCCAGCGTTTCGGGATCGGGGTGAATCCCCTGGTCCCGGGGGCGCGTTGGACGATTTCGAGGTCGATGCCGAGGGTGGCGGCGTGCTCGACGAAGTGCTTGCGGTAGCCGCCGTCGACCCAGACCTTGCGCAGGCCGGGATGGTCGGCGGCGGCCTGTTCCAGGAGGGTGCGTCCGGCTGTGGAGTCCTGGACGCCCGCTGCCGTGACCAGGACTGCCAGCAGCAGGCCGAGGGTGTCGGTGATGATGCTGCGCTTGCGGCCTACGATCTTCTTGCCCGCGTCGATGCCCTGACTTTTCGCGGGGACACTGGTGGAGGTCTTGACGCTCTGCGCGTCGATCACGCCGGCGGACGGGGCGGCACTGCGGCCTTCCTGCTGTCGTACCAACTCCCGCAGCAGACCGTTGAGCTGGGCGAAGACACCGTCCTTCTGCCACTTGGCGAAGTAGCCGTAGACCGACTGCCAGGGCGGGAAGTCGTGCGGGAGGTAGGCCCACTGGCAGCCGGTGCGGTCCACGTACAGGATCGCGTTCATGATCTCGCGCAGGTCATGCCGTGGCGGCCGGCCGAAGTCCAGGGCCCGGCCGCGGCGCTCGAAGCGCCAGGCGGAGAGCACCGGCTCGATCAACTCCCAGCGGGCATCGGACAGGTCACTCGGATACGCACGGCGGTCCGTCATGACCTGGGCATACCGCCACTCGGGGGCGTGCGCCCAGGCGTGCATCCTGCCGCGTCGAAGCACGGGACAGACCCGGGCGCCGTGGAATGAGACAGGCATAAACAGACCTCCACCCCATCCGCCACGCCGCCAGCCTCGTCAGGAAGAACAGCCTCCACAGACTCACCAGCAACACACCGAGAGGCAGGACAAACCAACCCAGAACGCCGCACTCAAGGTGAAAATGACCTCTTAGGCGGTGTCCTACGTGGTGAGGCGGACGTTGGTCTGTTCATGGGGCGGGGTACGTGGAGTTGGATTGTTCCGGACGGGCTGTGGGAGATGGCGAAGCCGCTGATCCCACCGTCGAAGGTGCGTCCGCAGGGCGGGGGAACACACGACACACCTGATGAGACGCTGTTCGCCGCGATCGTCTACGTGCTGGTCAGCGGCTGCGCCTGGCGCGCTCTGCCACCCTGCTTCGGGATATCGAAGTCGACCGCCCACCGCCGGTTCCTGATCTGGTCGAGAGCCGGCGTCTGGGGCCGCCTCCACGAAGCCGTGCTGCACCGCCTCGACGACGCCGGGCTCATCGACGTCACCCGCGTCGTCCTCGACACCGCCCACGTCAGGGCTAAAAAGGGGGCGAACACACAGGTCCGAGCCCCGTGGACCGGGGCAAGCCGGGTTCCAAGATGCACGTCCTGTCGGACGCGAACGGACTGCCCCTCCTCGTCGGCGTCTCGGCCGGCAACACCCACGACAGCGAAGGGCTGAAGCCCATGATCGAGGGTCACCAAACGAGACACGACCCTCACCGCGGCCGGTACTTCAAGCCCCAGCGCCTCCACGCGGACAAAGCCTACGACCGCGCCGACCTGCGCAGATGGCTCCGATGGAAACGCATCGGAGTACGCATCGCCCGCAAAGGCATCGAATCCAGCGAGCGATTAGGGCGCCGGAGGTGGGTGATCGAGCGCACGATGTCGTGGCTGTCCGGCTACCACAGACTCAGCCCTCGCTACGAGCGTCATCCATGCAACTACCTGGCGTTTCTCGGACTGGCCGCGGCCCTCTGCTGCTACAAACGCCTCGTCCGCCTCACCACGTAGGACACCGTCTAAGTACTACGTGACCTGGCGGACGACGCGGCCGGCTCTGGTTGGGCAGCGGCCGCGACAGTCCCGGACCTCGTCCCCCGACCGGTCCGCCACGAGGCGCACCCACGCGCACTACAGCGACAAGGACGCACCGTACCTGCCCCGCGTCCGGGGAAGGGCGCGGGGCATGTGTACGGCTGCCAGCGCCACGGACCAGGGCAACGGTCCCCCGAGTGCCCCAGCCCGCCGACATCAGCTCCTTCCCCGACTCGCCGCATCAGAGACGAAGATGGTCACAGCCGATCACCACGATCCCTGTCCACCAGGGCTGTCGGGCCGCCGGCCGACGACTGCCCGTCTTGTGCGGGCTTGGGGGGCATGGCCGCCGGCGCACGTATTCCGGCTGCTGGAGAGGGCTGGAGCTGCTTATC
The nucleotide sequence above comes from Streptomyces sp. N50. Encoded proteins:
- a CDS encoding TauD/TfdA family dioxygenase — protein: MSDYVLSEDEKHATGRIADAFLARHQVWEPFQHTERIQAEAEKLPLGLRQFLVASRAAEAAVISVSNLPVDENLVATPASWHIAEKEGAAIREELVLLLVASLLGDPFAWSNQQNGRLVHDVCPSRGQETSLTSASSQAQLTLHTEDVFHACRGDYVALMCLRNPDGVGTTVARVDAVDLDDSVRDVLHQDRFRFFPDDSHEYGTIEGVAGGLDERPHERGAVLFGPAEFPYLRMDADFTSPLPGDTDAERAMAECAERLNASAERVVLRPGMVAFLDNYRVVHGRDVFTPRYDGTDRWLKRTSVVRDLRRTYVHSRKRSRVLA
- a CDS encoding MFS transporter, which codes for MASPPAGRAGFTLLWTSQTFGEFAYSIAVIVLPLLALTITGSASQAGLIGFVDAAALVLAGLPAGAIADRFDRRTVLLWCEAAQVAAFGSLALTLWAGVATLSALVLLALVNGVATAVAMASGEALIPSLVPAERLSDAVALNSARTFAGQLAGTSAGGFLLALKNAFPLLVGCAAHGVGLALLLFLGRRTGRDTGPKPERGHAVDELLDGVRFIARHPFLRVGLFHATVTNLFFGTVYFVVIASAKASGMNSGLIGAMAGLLGVGGLLGALAAPVLQRLLTGARPVFVVQWLFATLTVAMAVLPGGYTPGVLLGVIAFAAPTASAYFTTQQLTLTPDTHRGRVAGVANILSGGGGAIAPLIGGVSYDLAGRFVTLLACAGLMAVVALSALASRVLRQGPGSRGTPAGAPPAHEPSRRTAPDGPGKSGSVHH
- a CDS encoding cytochrome P450: MDLANPDLYTTEERFQMWEEYASSEAKVWSEPGISPNGFWSVFSHEDCASLLSPKAPFTSEYGMMIGFDTEHADQSGGRMMVVSEGDWHTTLKRLVGPFLSRLRAPELQTVLGTETRDVIARMRAQPVTDVAAEVGPRIPAAIVCEVIGVPLADRERLIELTNHAFGGHDTGFDKMTPAEAHSEILFYFYELIAEREKNPGTDLVSALLADGRLSTEDVLINCDNVLIGGNETTRHAITGVFHICQRFPGVLSGLRDDPGLLDQAVEEVVRWTSPAMHVLRVAIEDCEIGGRDFAKGDPVVAWLPAANRDARSFTQPHRYQYDRRPNRHLGFGNGPHHCLGAALARIELRELLRQLSQEAHTVTLASDPRWMRSNLVQGYSGLSVSIDWR
- a CDS encoding thioesterase II family protein, whose product is MARPRPNPSASRRVVCFPHAGGGASFYRPWAQHLDATHELLAVQYPGRENRYAEPLIPTVGEVARAAACALLAEPARETILFGHSMGAAIAYETLRLLEADGATHFTRLCVSGRRITDFPEEVDAAHRTDDELLTAMTELGGTQVEVLREPDLREMFLTIIRNDYRLIDTYRPPCDAEPIRADVVALIGDDDPQVDRWQVKEWASVTAGTFVWHEFPGGHFYLVDHAQRVVELITRDHWA
- a CDS encoding IS5 family transposase, whose protein sequence is MSQRKPYPSDLSDARWALIEPTLTAWRKARLDRRPTGQPAKVDLRDVFNALLYINRTGIPWKYLPHDFPNHGSVYAYYAAWRDEGILTQLNYDLTGLARAKEGRTPEPTASVIGTQSVKTSTNVPLNSQGTDAAKKIFGRKRGIITDTIGLILAVTVTAASLSENAVRIQLLDRAKKTYPTISKSWGDTSFKNAVIEHGARLGIDVEVVNRNPGVRGFHVVKRRRVVERSIGWIIMHRRLARDYETLPASPEAMIHIASIDNLTKRITDETTPTWRGTY
- a CDS encoding IS5 family transposase (programmed frameshift) is translated as MGRGTWSWIVPDGLWEMAKPLIPPSKVRPQGGGTHDTPDETLFAAIVYVLVSGCAWRALPPCFGISKSTAHRRFLIWSRAGVWGRLHEAVLHRLDDAGLIDVTRVVLDTAHVRAKKGGEHTGPSPVDRGKPGSKMHVLSDANGLPLLVGVSAGNTHDSEGLKPMIEGHQTRHDPHRGRYFKPQRLHADKAYDRADLRRWLRWKRIGVRIARKGIESSERLGRRRWVIERTMSWLSGYHRLSPRYERHPCNYLAFLGLAAALCCYKRLVRLTT
- a CDS encoding IS5 family transposase, with the translated sequence MTDRRAYPSDLSDARWELIEPVLSAWRFERRGRALDFGRPPRHDLREIMNAILYVDRTGCQWAYLPHDFPPWQSVYGYFAKWQKDGVFAQLNGLLRELVRQQEGRSAAPSAGVIDAQSVKTSTSVPAKSQGIDAGKKIVGRKRSIITDTLGLLLAVLVTAAGVQDSTAGRTLLEQAAADHPGLRKVWVDGGYRKHFVEHAATLGIDLEIVQRAPGTRGFTPIPKRWTVERTYGWLMLHRRLARDYETHPHRSEAMIHVAMTDLMARRLTAENTISWRDPTSVHQSRIHG